The Geobacter metallireducens GS-15 region CGGCACATGCCACAACGGCAAGGACGCCTTCTCGGTGAAGGACGACTGCGTCAAGTGTCACAACATGTAATACCAAGGTAAATGTATGCATAACAGAAACGGCGGAGTCTCCCTAAGACTCCGCCGTTTCTGTTTGTGGCACCACTGAACAAATAAGCGGCAACGATCTACATGGACCGCACCCGCCTCAAGGCATCCACTACCCCTTGAGGTGTTGCCTCAACAACCAACACCCTGGTTCCGAGAGATTTTCCCAAGCCATCCACCGACAGGTCATCCAGAAAAATGCCCTCCCCTTCCTTGAGCATCACATCGGGAACCAGGACCGCATCACCAAGATCCCTTCCCGACAACTCTTCGACGATATCGCTGCCGGCAACGAGGCCGGTCACCGTAACCGATTCCCCAAAGAGTCGGTTATGGACCGCCACGGGCTTGAAAGTGGCCCCCGTCCTGACCGAAAGCCTTTCGAGAAAGGCTGCCAGATAGCGATAGGGGGATTCGCCGGTTACGACGGTGACCGTAACCGGCTTCCCCTTCCGGGCCTTCTTGAGGACACGCTCTGACTCGTCGAGAAAGAGCGGAATCATGCCAACACCGTTCTCGATTTGAGGTAAGTCGCCATAGGTTTCAAGGGGTGGAAACGGGAGCCCGGCCTTGATGTAGAACTCATCGGCGATAAAGAGAAACGGCGCTCCCAACTCGCGCTCCAGACGCTCCGCCGCAGGCTGCCAGTTTTGAACGAAAGTCTCGGCATAGCTGGCCGTGACCGGTTCCAGCGCGGGCAGCCCCCGTCGGTGCTTCGTGAGGCCGATCGGGACAATGGCAAGGGATTCAACCCAAGGG contains the following coding sequences:
- a CDS encoding DUF512 domain-containing protein produces the protein MEGLLIDYVQPGSIAEELEIEAGDRLVAINGQDLRDIIDFSFYAHDEELALEIVKPSGDHWEAEIERDGDEPLGLVFAPPVPAQCGNKCVFCFVHQLPKGLRRPLYVKDEDYRLSFLYGNYVTLSNIRRGDLDRIVAQRLSPLYISVHATNPALRERLLGRSEILPILDLMRELAAARIVMHSQIVLCPGLNDGVELEKTVRDLAGLHPWVESLAIVPIGLTKHRRGLPALEPVTASYAETFVQNWQPAAERLERELGAPFLFIADEFYIKAGLPFPPLETYGDLPQIENGVGMIPLFLDESERVLKKARKGKPVTVTVVTGESPYRYLAAFLERLSVRTGATFKPVAVHNRLFGESVTVTGLVAGSDIVEELSGRDLGDAVLVPDVMLKEGEGIFLDDLSVDGLGKSLGTRVLVVEATPQGVVDALRRVRSM